One window of Paenibacillus sp. FSL K6-3182 genomic DNA carries:
- a CDS encoding glycosyl hydrolase family 18 protein, whose product MRKRKGLIAACLLVVLVGAAMYFSNLTNRAKKAEQSSIEDVQQAAANVLPELSAWIVDWQWKQGIEDLSIIKGELTSLQLFAAYFDYKDSLYFTDKFQQALPEIMKIYKKNEQMQLYLTVVNDQFKENGESVQKDSSLIKRLVETEKSRKKHVDELIAAVDQFGLNGIEIDYERVEEEDWERMLLFYSELHTRLQKSGKSLRIILEPRAPIEQLKLPEGPEYVMMAYNLYGSHSEPGPKADEAFIEQLATRMEVLPGSPYMAFSVGGFDWHEDGKVEALTEERAGLLLKQTGSKAQRDQASGSMFFEYTDAEANNMKHTVWYADEVTLSRWINTAKANGISKAAIWRLGEIEMESLTNLKLYMQ is encoded by the coding sequence ACGAAAAGGTCTTATTGCAGCATGTTTGCTTGTGGTGCTTGTAGGCGCAGCAATGTATTTTTCCAATCTTACAAATCGCGCAAAGAAAGCGGAGCAGTCGTCTATTGAAGACGTACAGCAGGCTGCAGCCAACGTACTGCCTGAATTGTCAGCTTGGATTGTGGACTGGCAGTGGAAGCAGGGAATTGAGGACCTGAGTATTATTAAAGGTGAATTAACAAGCTTGCAGTTGTTTGCGGCCTATTTTGATTATAAGGATAGTCTTTATTTTACGGATAAGTTCCAGCAGGCGTTGCCTGAAATCATGAAGATTTATAAGAAGAACGAACAGATGCAGCTCTATCTGACGGTAGTAAATGACCAGTTTAAAGAAAATGGTGAGTCTGTTCAGAAGGATTCGAGTTTAATTAAGCGGCTAGTAGAGACGGAGAAAAGCCGCAAAAAACATGTAGATGAATTGATTGCAGCCGTTGATCAATTTGGCTTGAACGGAATTGAGATCGATTATGAGCGAGTCGAGGAAGAAGACTGGGAACGGATGCTGCTTTTCTACTCGGAGCTTCATACTCGTTTGCAGAAAAGCGGGAAGTCGCTTCGAATCATTTTGGAACCAAGAGCTCCTATTGAACAATTAAAGCTTCCGGAAGGCCCGGAATATGTCATGATGGCTTATAACCTATATGGCTCACACAGCGAACCAGGACCAAAAGCGGATGAAGCTTTTATTGAACAATTGGCAACCAGAATGGAAGTACTGCCTGGCAGTCCGTATATGGCTTTCTCGGTTGGCGGGTTCGATTGGCATGAGGATGGCAAGGTTGAAGCTTTGACTGAGGAGCGAGCGGGGCTGCTGCTAAAGCAAACGGGCAGTAAAGCGCAGCGCGATCAAGCGAGCGGCAGCATGTTTTTTGAATATACTGATGCTGAGGCCAACAATATGAAGCATACCGTGTGGTACGCAGATGAAGTGACATTATCTCGTTGGATAAATACTGCAAAAGCGAACGGAATTAGCAAGGCGGCGATTTGGAGGTTAGGCGAAATAGAGATGGAATCTCTGACTAATTTGAAGCTGTATATGCAATAA
- the efeO gene encoding iron uptake system protein EfeO: MKYKLMTFLLACTVVFTGCGSNDAVKNEPKQAEGNSASGAVVSDEVWAPILESYRQFTIEQADTFILETEKFVTAVKSGDVEAAKKLYAPTRMYFERIEPIAEAIGDLDPNIDARENDVEDKDWRGFHRIEQALWEKNSTEGMGEYADRLLEDVKLLRALMETVEVEPSLLVTGAVELLNEVSASKVTGEEERYSHTDLYDFAANVEGADKIYQLVKAELNKKDAALDEQIGKGFADLEQALSAYKSGDGYVSYLDLKEEDTKKLSQLIDALAEPLSQMGTILEA, translated from the coding sequence ATGAAGTATAAATTAATGACTTTTTTACTGGCTTGTACGGTAGTATTTACAGGCTGCGGCTCAAATGATGCAGTTAAGAATGAGCCTAAACAAGCAGAAGGCAATTCCGCAAGCGGTGCTGTCGTCTCGGACGAGGTTTGGGCACCTATTCTGGAGAGCTATCGTCAGTTTACTATTGAGCAAGCCGATACTTTCATATTAGAAACAGAGAAGTTTGTAACAGCTGTGAAGAGCGGGGATGTTGAGGCGGCGAAAAAGCTGTATGCGCCGACACGCATGTACTTTGAACGTATTGAGCCAATAGCTGAAGCGATTGGCGACCTCGATCCAAATATTGATGCGCGTGAGAATGACGTGGAAGACAAGGACTGGCGCGGATTCCACCGCATTGAGCAGGCGCTGTGGGAGAAGAACTCAACAGAGGGTATGGGTGAGTATGCAGACCGCTTGCTGGAGGATGTAAAGCTGCTTCGCGCTTTGATGGAGACTGTTGAGGTTGAGCCAAGTTTGCTTGTAACGGGAGCGGTAGAGCTGCTTAATGAGGTATCCGCTTCGAAGGTGACGGGCGAGGAAGAACGTTATTCACACACGGATCTGTACGACTTTGCAGCTAACGTGGAAGGTGCAGACAAAATCTATCAGCTGGTTAAGGCTGAATTGAACAAAAAGGATGCTGCGCTGGATGAGCAAATCGGCAAAGGATTTGCTGATCTTGAGCAAGCCTTGTCAGCTTACAAATCAGGTGATGGCTATGTTTCCTATCTAGATTTGAAAGAGGAAGATACAAAGAAGCTAAGCCAGCTGATTGATGCGCTTGCCGAGCCGCTTTCTCAAATGGGTACAATATTGGAGGCTTAA
- the efeB gene encoding iron uptake transporter deferrochelatase/peroxidase subunit: MTEPFNSNQNEGKPNIDAKKISRRDLLRLAGVGGAGLLLGAAGVGGLFQTQERSAAKPASKAVKADKDQIVSFYGKHQAGITTPAQDFILFAAFDLTASTLDEVRKLFQAWTSAAASMTNGEMLGKTNDNLNLPPSDTGEAEGLLPSRTTITFGVGSSFFDARYGLASNRPAALADMPAFGGDELREEWSGGDIGVQVNANDMQIAFHAIRNLARIARGKAVLRWTQEGFQRTSGADPANATPRNLMGFRDGTGNPDVNDDGEMNKVVWAAAADGTPWMDKGSYMVVRRIRMRIEVWDRSTLGDQESTFGRHRDSGAPLGGAHEFDKLDLEKKDEKGKPVLPMNSHVRLAHGDGSVKILRRSYSYSSGMDHKTGQLDAGLLFICFNRDSRKQFIPMQTKLGQSDLMNEYVVHTGSAMFACFPGVREGGYIGETLF; encoded by the coding sequence ATGACGGAACCTTTTAATTCCAATCAAAATGAGGGCAAGCCCAACATAGATGCTAAAAAAATCAGCCGTAGAGACCTACTACGGCTGGCAGGTGTTGGCGGAGCTGGACTGCTGCTCGGAGCAGCTGGTGTTGGAGGCTTGTTCCAAACGCAGGAACGCAGCGCGGCTAAGCCCGCTTCCAAGGCAGTCAAAGCAGATAAAGACCAAATTGTCAGCTTTTATGGCAAGCATCAGGCTGGAATTACGACGCCGGCACAAGACTTTATTTTATTCGCTGCCTTTGATTTAACGGCGAGTACACTGGATGAGGTGCGTAAGTTATTTCAAGCATGGACGAGTGCAGCAGCATCCATGACAAACGGTGAAATGCTCGGCAAAACTAACGATAATTTAAATCTTCCTCCATCAGATACGGGTGAAGCAGAAGGTCTGCTGCCATCTCGTACTACGATTACTTTCGGTGTGGGTTCGTCATTTTTTGATGCAAGATATGGATTAGCGAGCAATAGGCCAGCTGCTCTTGCTGATATGCCTGCTTTTGGCGGTGATGAGCTGCGAGAGGAATGGTCAGGCGGTGATATTGGCGTTCAAGTGAATGCTAATGATATGCAAATTGCATTCCATGCGATCCGCAATCTAGCTCGTATAGCTAGAGGGAAAGCGGTGCTCCGCTGGACGCAGGAAGGGTTCCAGCGTACAAGCGGTGCTGATCCAGCGAATGCTACGCCTCGGAACCTGATGGGCTTTAGGGATGGAACAGGCAATCCAGACGTTAACGATGATGGGGAAATGAACAAGGTCGTGTGGGCAGCCGCAGCTGATGGCACGCCGTGGATGGATAAGGGCAGCTATATGGTCGTAAGGCGTATTCGCATGCGCATTGAGGTATGGGATCGTTCGACGCTCGGGGATCAGGAGTCAACCTTTGGCCGCCACCGAGACAGCGGTGCCCCGCTTGGCGGAGCGCATGAGTTCGACAAGCTTGATTTGGAGAAGAAAGACGAGAAGGGCAAACCGGTGCTTCCGATGAATTCGCATGTGCGTCTAGCTCATGGCGATGGATCGGTAAAAATATTGCGCCGCTCCTACTCGTATTCAAGTGGAATGGATCACAAAACCGGGCAGCTGGATGCGGGCTTGTTGTTTATTTGTTTTAACCGCGACTCACGGAAACAATTTATTCCGATGCAGACTAAGCTTGGGCAAAGCGACCTAATGAATGAGTATGTCGTTCATACGGGTAGTGCGATGTTTGCTTGTTTTCCAGGTGTTCGTGAAGGCGGATATATCGGAGAAACGTTATTTTAA
- a CDS encoding FTR1 family protein, with amino-acid sequence MKQWGIRFISFFVLMILMLGSSGLYTFAEGAQSTELDRLLPLVGGALVEAGQGKWKEAAAHIDDASAKWKQLEPAATKESAAVDSALAGAIKALAAPESDADAAKATLSLLAKALNKYVKSVQDAPATQLTGQDAAVSILPLAEKLLASIQAGDLDKAYAGYREMNNSWLKVEPAIRADHFNVYSGLETKMSMLRIAVQADPPRTEQAKTEALALIQLIKDYRDGKIVTVAKESGITVADAVDILNQALNDVQQGHYPEAAGQMEAFIVQWPAIEGVVALRSAAIYSSMEIGMAEAGGYLLSDPPAADKAEQLIAQMLGQLEPMMQDTRYTAWDAGMILLREGLEAILVLSALLAYLQRTGNQDKRKWVWSGVWVGLLLSGIMAVVLTYAIAQVAAGSARESIEGFAGLLSVILMITVGNWLHNKSNMNNWNQYIDKQMGSALARGSLWSLFAVSGLAIFREGAETTIFYVGMAPSIDPLQLALGFGVTFILLIALGFAIIKFSAKLPIRPFFLVASALIYYLVVRFLGESIHSLQVSGWVPSHTASGVPTIGALGVYPTWETTLPQLAVLVYIIVKISITQLRKAASPGKAAEAK; translated from the coding sequence ATGAAACAGTGGGGTATTCGTTTCATTTCTTTTTTTGTACTGATGATATTGATGTTAGGGAGCAGCGGATTATATACGTTTGCTGAAGGTGCGCAATCCACCGAGCTTGATCGTTTGCTTCCGCTCGTTGGCGGTGCTCTTGTTGAAGCAGGTCAAGGAAAATGGAAGGAAGCGGCAGCTCATATTGATGATGCTTCGGCTAAGTGGAAGCAGCTTGAGCCTGCGGCAACGAAGGAATCGGCAGCGGTGGATTCTGCGCTTGCGGGAGCTATAAAAGCTTTAGCAGCGCCGGAAAGCGATGCTGATGCTGCCAAAGCTACGTTATCCCTACTAGCGAAGGCACTTAATAAATACGTGAAGAGCGTTCAAGACGCACCGGCGACTCAGCTAACTGGTCAAGATGCGGCTGTCAGCATACTTCCTTTGGCAGAGAAGCTGCTTGCAAGCATTCAAGCAGGCGACTTGGACAAGGCATATGCTGGATATCGTGAAATGAATAATAGTTGGCTTAAGGTTGAGCCTGCTATTCGAGCGGATCATTTCAACGTTTACAGCGGCTTGGAAACGAAGATGAGCATGCTTCGCATTGCTGTTCAAGCTGATCCTCCGAGAACCGAACAAGCGAAAACAGAAGCGTTGGCACTCATTCAGCTTATTAAGGATTATCGCGATGGGAAAATAGTGACTGTGGCTAAGGAGTCGGGCATAACGGTAGCCGATGCTGTGGACATCCTAAATCAGGCGTTAAATGATGTCCAGCAAGGACATTATCCAGAAGCGGCTGGACAGATGGAAGCTTTTATCGTGCAGTGGCCTGCGATTGAGGGTGTGGTTGCCCTGCGTTCGGCTGCTATCTATAGCAGTATGGAGATTGGAATGGCTGAGGCGGGCGGGTATTTGCTCTCCGATCCTCCAGCGGCAGATAAGGCGGAGCAGCTTATAGCCCAGATGCTGGGGCAGCTAGAGCCAATGATGCAGGATACCCGTTACACCGCTTGGGATGCGGGGATGATTTTGCTGCGCGAGGGTCTTGAAGCCATTCTTGTATTATCTGCTTTACTTGCGTACTTGCAGCGTACCGGCAATCAAGATAAGCGCAAATGGGTATGGTCTGGCGTATGGGTTGGACTTCTGCTTAGCGGTATTATGGCTGTTGTGCTAACGTATGCCATTGCTCAGGTCGCAGCTGGAAGTGCGCGTGAGTCGATTGAAGGCTTTGCTGGCTTACTATCCGTTATTCTAATGATTACAGTTGGCAATTGGCTGCACAATAAGTCTAATATGAACAATTGGAATCAATACATCGATAAACAAATGGGCAGTGCGCTCGCAAGAGGAAGCCTATGGTCACTATTTGCTGTTTCGGGTCTAGCGATCTTCCGCGAAGGTGCGGAGACGACGATTTTTTATGTCGGGATGGCGCCGTCTATCGATCCGCTGCAGCTGGCTCTCGGATTCGGCGTTACGTTCATCTTGCTGATTGCACTTGGCTTTGCGATTATTAAATTTAGCGCGAAGCTTCCCATACGGCCATTTTTCCTTGTTGCATCCGCATTAATCTATTATCTCGTTGTTCGCTTCCTTGGCGAGAGCATACATTCCTTGCAGGTATCAGGGTGGGTGCCGTCGCATACTGCTTCAGGCGTACCGACTATAGGGGCGTTGGGCGTATATCCGACTTGGGAAACTACACTGCCTCAGCTTGCGGTGCTAGTGTATATTATCGTAAAGATAAGTATAACGCAGCTGCGCAAAGCGGCATCACCCGGTAAAGCAGCAGAAGCCAAATAA
- a CDS encoding lipopolysaccharide assembly protein LapA domain-containing protein produces the protein MKGPGILISALVFALLIAIFAVINIDSVHVNFLFTKATLPLILVILGSTLLGGLTVGLLGMIRQIRLQRTVKSLEKQLAEFTTEAELLGLSKATIRTEPSEEAAVSQKE, from the coding sequence ATGAAAGGTCCGGGAATTCTTATTTCCGCATTAGTATTCGCGCTTCTTATCGCGATATTTGCGGTTATCAATATCGATTCGGTACATGTAAACTTTTTGTTTACGAAGGCAACCCTTCCGCTCATTCTCGTCATATTGGGATCGACGCTGCTTGGCGGCTTAACCGTAGGCCTGCTGGGGATGATTCGTCAGATTCGCTTGCAGCGAACCGTCAAATCATTAGAGAAGCAGCTTGCTGAATTTACAACCGAAGCGGAACTTCTTGGTTTATCCAAGGCAACGATCCGTACGGAGCCGAGCGAAGAGGCGGCTGTTTCACAAAAGGAATAA
- a CDS encoding RNA methyltransferase, with translation MFIYTYACHEDEAALCELELQVLFGEKPKQGVVRSQHKLSVDRSPFVKRRIAVMLEANSMEELIVMLPSIELGGKTFKVVYTQGDEAFTFDEQRQLERAAGAVIHGKADMRKAEQLFGLMKLYGRWYFGPLEENGAVWLRHQNKPQNYSTALPTRAARAIVNLAAGQAAEQLKLIDPCCGMGTVLIEGMSMGIDIEGLDLNPLAVRGARVNLAHFGYPDRVRLGDMRLLEGHYDAAIVDMPYNLCSVLPESEQLVMLESVRRWAKRAVIVTTDPMMRQLELASWRIIKTTTLSKASFTRYISVVE, from the coding sequence ATGTTTATTTATACGTATGCATGCCATGAGGATGAAGCGGCATTGTGTGAGCTGGAGCTGCAAGTCTTATTCGGCGAGAAGCCCAAACAAGGCGTTGTCAGAAGTCAGCATAAGCTATCGGTTGATCGCAGCCCTTTCGTAAAACGGCGTATAGCCGTCATGCTGGAAGCTAACAGTATGGAAGAACTGATCGTTATGCTTCCGTCAATTGAGCTGGGTGGGAAAACATTCAAGGTTGTTTATACGCAAGGCGATGAAGCCTTCACCTTTGATGAGCAAAGACAGCTCGAGAGAGCTGCTGGTGCGGTTATTCATGGCAAGGCCGATATGCGCAAAGCGGAGCAGCTGTTTGGTTTAATGAAGCTTTATGGTCGCTGGTACTTTGGACCGCTGGAAGAGAACGGAGCTGTATGGCTGAGGCATCAGAATAAGCCGCAAAATTATTCCACTGCACTGCCAACAAGAGCAGCTCGTGCGATCGTGAATCTTGCGGCTGGGCAAGCAGCAGAACAGCTTAAGCTTATTGATCCGTGCTGTGGAATGGGAACCGTTCTGATTGAAGGCATGTCAATGGGAATCGACATTGAGGGGTTGGATCTCAATCCGCTTGCCGTGCGAGGCGCGCGCGTAAATCTTGCTCATTTTGGTTATCCAGACCGAGTAAGACTTGGCGATATGCGGCTTCTCGAAGGACATTACGATGCTGCCATTGTAGATATGCCATACAATTTGTGCTCTGTCTTGCCAGAAAGCGAGCAGCTTGTTATGCTTGAGAGTGTAAGAAGGTGGGCGAAGCGAGCGGTTATTGTCACAACTGATCCAATGATGAGGCAGTTAGAGCTGGCATCTTGGAGGATCATAAAAACCACAACCCTGAGTAAAGCCTCTTTTACCAGATATATAAGTGTAGTAGAATAA
- a CDS encoding hemolysin III family protein encodes MANTHTYTKKEEIANAVTHGIGAALSIAALVVLIVFAATKGTAFHVVSFTIYGSAMLLLYAASTLVHSFPEGKAKRVFESLDHSFIYVFIAGTYTPILFHIVQGTLGWVLFGIVWGAALIGVAFKAFFASRFLFTSTIIYIAMGWIIVFAWKPLTTHLAPGGVQLLVTGGLLYTFGTIFYMWRAFPYHHAVWHLFVLGGSIVHFFAILLYVLPAK; translated from the coding sequence ATGGCCAATACACATACGTACACAAAGAAAGAAGAAATTGCGAATGCCGTCACACATGGGATTGGGGCTGCACTCAGCATTGCGGCACTCGTCGTGTTGATCGTATTCGCGGCAACGAAGGGAACGGCCTTTCATGTTGTCAGCTTTACTATATATGGATCAGCCATGCTGCTGCTGTATGCAGCCTCTACGCTCGTGCACAGCTTCCCTGAGGGAAAAGCGAAGCGGGTATTTGAATCACTTGATCATTCGTTTATTTACGTCTTTATAGCAGGAACTTATACGCCGATATTGTTCCATATCGTGCAAGGTACGCTTGGCTGGGTACTATTTGGGATCGTTTGGGGAGCGGCATTAATCGGTGTAGCGTTTAAAGCTTTTTTTGCATCACGATTTTTATTCACATCAACGATCATTTATATCGCAATGGGATGGATTATCGTATTTGCTTGGAAGCCGCTTACAACGCATCTAGCTCCAGGAGGGGTGCAGCTGCTCGTAACAGGGGGATTGCTGTACACATTCGGAACGATATTTTATATGTGGCGTGCCTTTCCTTACCATCACGCCGTATGGCATTTGTTTGTACTTGGCGGTTCAATTGTCCATTTCTTCGCTATACTGCTATATGTTCTCCCAGCGAAATGA
- a CDS encoding lipase family protein, which yields MTANTRGTLATHDLDFRTALFLAAVCGQTYMQYNNKDGLFLVPRTYSLVSEFTARAYDDSDERFGFVLTSERASVLAFRGSNSAVDWVSDFIAQQTTYRPVKNAGLTHKGFTDIYMSARTQIIEIINQLPQGRPLFITGHSLGGALATLAALDLANNTAFTDPIIYTYGAPRVGDPKFASSYNASIGTHWRFQNEFDIVPHLPTLVYQSPKTKQTYYYMHAKGEVKRSFRMGSVSGNHILSNYFADLAQEDPAFALAICAEPPGWCPAIEV from the coding sequence ATGACAGCAAATACGAGAGGCACGTTAGCCACGCATGATCTCGATTTTCGAACAGCTCTATTTTTGGCTGCGGTTTGCGGACAAACGTACATGCAATACAACAACAAGGACGGATTATTTCTTGTACCTAGAACCTACAGCTTAGTAAGTGAATTTACGGCTAGAGCATATGACGACAGCGATGAACGATTCGGTTTTGTTTTAACATCTGAACGTGCATCCGTGCTCGCTTTTCGCGGCAGCAACTCTGCAGTGGATTGGGTATCTGATTTCATTGCCCAGCAAACGACTTACCGCCCAGTCAAAAATGCCGGTCTAACGCACAAGGGGTTTACCGACATCTATATGTCAGCACGTACTCAAATCATTGAAATCATAAATCAGCTTCCACAGGGCAGACCGCTGTTTATAACAGGACACAGCCTTGGGGGTGCACTTGCAACCCTTGCTGCTCTCGATCTCGCGAACAACACTGCTTTTACTGATCCCATTATATATACGTATGGAGCACCTCGAGTCGGTGATCCCAAGTTTGCAAGCAGCTACAACGCATCCATTGGTACCCATTGGCGTTTTCAAAACGAATTTGATATCGTCCCCCATCTGCCTACGCTCGTTTACCAATCGCCAAAGACTAAACAAACTTACTACTATATGCACGCAAAGGGTGAGGTGAAACGTTCGTTCCGTATGGGCTCTGTCTCAGGAAACCATATATTATCAAACTACTTCGCTGATCTTGCCCAAGAAGATCCTGCCTTTGCCTTGGCCATTTGCGCGGAGCCGCCAGGCTGGTGCCCAGCAATTGAAGTTTAA